A region of Sparus aurata chromosome 8, fSpaAur1.1, whole genome shotgun sequence DNA encodes the following proteins:
- the tesmin gene encoding spexin prohormone 2 isoform X5, whose translation MEPQSSQYHIVTGPVPGPPDSSHHSLISAPWFTNEPVLCSMMPQDLHVPVAGICVPQAMHPQQFHEGLSEFTSHLTQPASSTVVCNVSGGGQVVLVNPCEPEPMFLTLKSASQHRDNSPNQEKDVSVLGNPSQLPQQQQAACSLYESRDQTANMQLPVPRSQTVGTLYETKSRKPCHCTRSLCLKLYCECFAYGVMCSNCDCSNCHNNAEHEMKRQKAIESCLGRNPDAFRSKAAGGKSGGVKGWHNKGCNCKRSGCLKNYCECYEANIKCTSSCKCVGCSNFLNSSEMGVKEKFVNGNKSPVSVISPAVVEAVCGCQLARAKEAEREAQSPSQAEHMVLDEFGHCLTQIVVAIFQNKAH comes from the exons CCCTGTGCCTGGTCCACCAGACAGCAGCCATCACAGCTTAATTTCTGCTCCTTGGTTTACTAATGAACCTGTTCTCTGCAGCATGATGCCG CAGGATTTACATGTTCCTGTTGCCGGCATCTGTGTACCACAGGCTATGCATCCTCAACAGTTTCATGAGGGGCTGAGTGAATTTACATCCCACCTCACACAGCCTGCAAGTTCTACT GTGGTGTGTAATGTAAGTGGAGGTGGACAGGTTGTGCTGGTTAATCCCTGTGAGCCAGAACCTATGTTCCTTACCCTGAAATCTGCATCACAGCATAGAGATAACAGCCCAAATCAAGAGAAAG ATGTGAGTGTGTTAGGGAATCCCAGCCAG CTTCCTCAGCAACAGCAGGCTGCTTGTTCCTTGTATGAGTCCAGAGATCAGACAGCCAACATGCAGCTTCCAGTCCCTCGATCACA AACTGTTGGAACTTTGTATGAAACGAAGTCCAGGAAACCCTGCCACTGCACCAGATCCCTGTGCCTCAAACT CTACTGTGAGTGTTTTGCTTATGGAGTGATGTGCAGCAACTGCGACTGTTCTAACTGTCACAACAATGCAGAGCATGAAATGAAGCGTCAAAAGGCAATTGAG TCATGTTTAGGTCGTAACCCAGATGCCTTCAGGTCTAAGGCTGCTGGTGGGAAGTCTGGAGGGGTTAAAGGTTGGCACAACAAAGGCTGCAACTGTAAACGCTCTGGCTGCCTTAAGAACTACTGCGAGTGCTATGAg GCTAACATCAAGTGTACCTCCAgctgtaaatgtgttggatgtaGCAACTTTCTCAACAGCTCAGAAATGGGCGTCAAAGAGAAGTTTGTCAATGGCAACAA ATCTCCCGTATCAGTGATAAGCCCTGCTGTGGTGGAGGCTGTGTGTGGCTGTCAGCTGGCCAGAGCCAAGGAGGCTGAGAGGGAGGCCCAGAGCCCTAGCCAGGCTGAGCATATGGTCCTGGATGAGTTTGGACACTGCCTTACACAGATTGTCGTGGCCATCTTTCAGAACAAGGCCCACTAA